AATTTTTTGGACTTGATAAAGATATTCTCAAAGCTAAAATAATTTTTGCACAGGGCAGGCAGAACACCAACTATCAGATTTATCTTTATGCCTGCCATCCCTTTTTCCTTCAGGGATACTGCACAATGACAAATGGTGAAAACACAGCCTTTGTTCCTATAAGAGAGTTCCTGATGAGCAGAGGGTTCCCGGGTTACATGGGATATAACTCTGACAGCGAGGTTTTTTGTCATATTCTTCATTATTGTATGAGACAGCTCAAATTTCCACTGACTTATTATAAAGATATAATCACTCCTTTAAAATGGGAAGAAATTGAGCAAAGACCTGACAGAGAAGCTCTTTCACTTTTAAAAATGTCCCTTCGTTCATTGTGTATTGATGGTCCTAACATGGTCATAGGGTTTATTCCTGATGGAACGTGCTTTATGGTTCAGGATGCTAAAAAACTCAGACCAGGTGTTGTTGGAGGAGTACCGGGCAAATACGCATTAATGTCTGAACTTTGCGGATTAGATAAAGTTATTCCTGAAAGAGATGAATCAAAGGATATATATCCAATGAAGTATGATATGGTGATTGTATCACCTGGTGCAAAGGAGGTAAAAGTATGGAACCAGCTGCAGGCTTAAGGCTTGATTTTAACCATAAATTAACAATAAAAGAGTTTCCTTACATAATTCGCTGGAGAGAAGACAGGTGTAAAAGATGCGGACAATGTACAGCTGTATGTCCTCAGGGAGCAATCAGACCGGCTGTTAAATATATGAGAGTTATTGAATCAGGAGGAGATACTCCAAAGCCAAGGCCTGTAAGAAGAATTATTCATGTAATTGAACAGGTAAACGATATAGAGCATTACTGTACAGGCTGTGCCATCTGTGCCCTTGTTTGTCCCAACAATGCAATAGAGCCAGAGTATAATCCTCAGAATAAGTTTCTCTTTTATAAAAATCGTGGAGGAGAAGGATATAAAAGAGGCGGAAGGAGAAATGATCCAGGTGTGTCAACTCTTGACAGGCTTAAATTCACAAGAATCTCAATGCTTACAGACCCTGCTCTCGATGCTGGAAGACACGAATTCAGGGTCCGCTCATACATTGGTAGAATTCTTCCTCCTGAGGAATTACCCCTTAAAGTTGAAAATGGCAGACTTGTTGTTGATAAATCTTCAGGAAAGTTTATTCCGCCTGTAAGGGAAATCTTTCCTATAATGATTGGAAGCATGTCCATTGGTGCACTTTCTCCAACAATGTGGGAAGGACTTGCTATGGGAGTTGCCTATCTAAATGAAGTTGAAGGAATTCCTGTTGTTATGTGTTCTGGAGAAGGAGGATTTCCACCAAGACTTCTTAAATCAAGATATGTAAAATACTTTATTTTGCAAATTGCCTCAGGTTATTTTGGCTGGGACAGCATAATTCATACTTTACCGTATATGACTGAAGACCCGGCAGCAATAGAAATAAAATACGGTCAGGGTGCGAAACCAGGAGATGGTGGATTGTTGATGGCTCCAAAGGTTATAAAATTGATTGCAGAAATAAGAGGAGTTCCTCAATTTGTAGACCTTCCTTCACCACCAACTCATCAAACAAAGTACTCAATTGAAGAATCTGTTATGAAGATGATTCAGTCAATGTCAATGGCTTTTGGCTTCAGGGTACCGGTTTATCCAAAAATTTCTGGGACCAGGACTGCAAAGGCTGTGCTTAACAATCTTGCAAGAAATCCCTATGCTGCAGCACTTTGCATAGATGGTGAAGACGGTGGCACAGGTGCAGCATACAATGTTTCTCTTGACAAAATGGGACATCCAATTGCATCAAACATTAGAGAGTGCTATCTTGACCTTGTAAAACAGGGCAAACAGAACGAACTTCCACTTATTGCTGCAGGAGGAATCGGCAAAAAGGGAAATCTTGCAGCAAATGCAGCAGCGCTCATTATGCTTGGTGCCTCAGCAGTTGCTGTTGGAAAATACATAATGCAGGCAACTGCTGACTGTCTTGGCGATGAATACAACCGTTGCAATATATGTAACACAGGAAAATGTCCAAGAGGAATCACAACTCAAGACCCTAAGCTTTACAGGCGTCTTGATCCTGATAAAGTTGCAGAGAGGCTGGTAGAAGTATTTAAAGCTGCTGATGTAGAGCTTCGTAAGATATTTGCACCAATGGGAAGAAGCACAGAACTTCCAATTGGAATGTCTGATGGACTAAGTATAGATGATAAAGCAATGGCAGAGAGGTTGGAGATAAGCTATGCCTGCTAAGAAAACAACACAAAGAGAAATGCCAAAAATTGGCTTACATGAAACCCTTATACCATATGAAGAAGTGGTAAAATGGGTTGATGAAAAATCTGTAATTATTCATGGAAATGTAAAAGGAAGAAGGATTCCTTCAAGAATTCTTGAGGAATACATTCAGGAAGCTGTCAGAGAAGGTGCAAGAAATTTACATGTCTATGCCGATGGTCAACATGGAATTGGTGGAAGAATATATCCAAGAGGTGAGACTGTAAAAGTTACAGTTGAAGGACCTGTTGGACAGAGATGTGGTTCAATGGGAATGTTCGGAACAGAGATAGTGGTAAAAAATGGTGTTTCCGATGATGTTGGATGGCTTAACTGTGGGGCAAAGATTACAGTTTTGGGAGATGCAACAAATGGAGCATGGAATGCTGCTGCACAGGGAATTCTCTATGTTCAGGGAAGTGGCGGTGCAAGATGTGACACAATGACAAAACACAATCCAAGATTTGATCCCCCTCAGTCATGGTATTTCAGAGATGTGGGAGACTCTTTTGCTGAGTTTAAAGCTGGTGGGATCGCGGTTGTCTGCGGAGTAAATCCGCGAAATCCAAGAACAGTGCTTGGATACAGACCGTGTGTTGGAATGGTTGGAGGAATTATCTATTTCCGTGGCAGAATTGAGGGTTACAGTGAAAGAGATGTAAAACTTCTGGAACTCAGTGAACAGGACTGGCAGTGGTTATGTGAAAATCTTAAGCCATTTCTTACTGCCATTGACAGAATGGATTACTATGATGAACTCACAAAAGATATCGGGCAATGGCATAAACTTGTCCCATATACACCACAGGAAAGAAGAAGGAGAAGATGGTTTAAGATTAGCATGGAGGAATTCAGAAAAAACTACTGGGAAAAAGAAGTTGGACAGGGAGGAATTTTTGCAGAATACATTGACCACGAACCAACTGTTATACCATACATTGTAACTGGAAAATATCGTAGATTTAAGCCTGTTTGGGCAAATGAAAAATATGCACCACCCTGTGCATATAGCTGTCCAACAAATATACCAACGCATAAGAGAACAGCACTTATAAGACTTGGAAAAGTTAAAGAGGCATTAGAACTTGTTCTTGAGTACAGCCCTCTTCCTGCCACAGTTTGTGGGATGATTTGTCCAAATCTTTGTATGCAGGCATGCACTCGTGGAAGAATTGATGCTCCTATTTCTGCAAAAGAGCTTGGTAAAGCTTCAGCTTTGCTTCCTCCTCCAAAGAAGGCAGAGCCAACAGGACACAAAGTTGCAGTAATTGGTGCAGGACCTGCTGGAATGTCTGTTGCATGGCAACTAAGCCTTAAAGGACATACTGTAACAGTATATGAAGCAACAGACAAAATTGGTGGGAAAATAGAGCTTTGTATCCCTGAGCACAGACTTGACAAAAGAATACTTCACATGGAAATAGAAAGATTTAAGGAAGTTGTTCAAGATATTCGTCTTAATACACGGGTTACAAAAGAGCTTTTTGAAACAATACGTAAAGAAAACGAATTTGTTGTAATAGCGGTTGGAGCACACAAACCAAGAAAAATTCCTTTCCCTGGCTCAGAGCATGCTATCTCAGCCTATGAATTTTTAAGGGCAATAAATGAAGGTAAAACCTTTGATCTTAAAGAAAAAAAAGTGGTAATAATTGGTGCTGGTAATGTTGGAATGGATGCTGCGGTGGAAGCTTACCTGTGTGGAGCAGAAAAAGTAACTGCAGTTGATATTCAAAAACCAGCATCTTTCGGAGCAGAGCTTGAACGGGCACAACAGAAGGGTGTTGAAATCCTCTGGCCAAAGTTTACTGAAAAGTATGTTCCCGAGGAAAAGAAAATATACTTCAAGGATGGAACAACTCTTGATGCAGATTTTGTAATTATGGCAATAGGTGATATGCCTGACCTTGATTTTATTCAGCCACAGATTCATACTGAAAAGGGCTGGGTTGTTATAAATGAATTTTTCCAGACTTCAGATCCAAAAGTTTACGCAATTGGTGATGTAACAGGCTTAGGACTTGTAACTCATGCAATTGGGCATGGAAGAATTCTTGCTCAATATCTACATGGAGAATTGATGCATGCACCTGTAACAAGGGATTTAAGGCAGAGAATACCCTATGAAAAAATCAAACTTGACTACTATGAAAGATGCCGTGCTACATCTTCCCTTGAGCAGGAGGCAGAAAGGTGTCTCAGTTGTGGCTCATGCAGGGATTGCCACATGTGTGAAATGACCTGTTACTGGGGTGCAATAAGCAGAGTGGAAAAACCTGATGGAAGATATGAGTATGTGGTTGATGACAATAA
The nucleotide sequence above comes from Thermodesulfovibrio aggregans. Encoded proteins:
- a CDS encoding glutamate synthase, translated to MCRLAAITSSKYFSPMENILALETMKEGHDGSGLGLTLKDLGGEFKDLKEYPILSGICSKKGRETLDAYMDEMGFKLLYRWRPKIKPVKGIVARDFYFASVYDYPEEWKDKPFEEKEQLLMNIRLTLRKMGEADESIFVFSFYPDVITLKEVGDPLEIAEFFGLDKDILKAKIIFAQGRQNTNYQIYLYACHPFFLQGYCTMTNGENTAFVPIREFLMSRGFPGYMGYNSDSEVFCHILHYCMRQLKFPLTYYKDIITPLKWEEIEQRPDREALSLLKMSLRSLCIDGPNMVIGFIPDGTCFMVQDAKKLRPGVVGGVPGKYALMSELCGLDKVIPERDESKDIYPMKYDMVIVSPGAKEVKVWNQLQA
- a CDS encoding glutamate synthase-related protein, which produces MEPAAGLRLDFNHKLTIKEFPYIIRWREDRCKRCGQCTAVCPQGAIRPAVKYMRVIESGGDTPKPRPVRRIIHVIEQVNDIEHYCTGCAICALVCPNNAIEPEYNPQNKFLFYKNRGGEGYKRGGRRNDPGVSTLDRLKFTRISMLTDPALDAGRHEFRVRSYIGRILPPEELPLKVENGRLVVDKSSGKFIPPVREIFPIMIGSMSIGALSPTMWEGLAMGVAYLNEVEGIPVVMCSGEGGFPPRLLKSRYVKYFILQIASGYFGWDSIIHTLPYMTEDPAAIEIKYGQGAKPGDGGLLMAPKVIKLIAEIRGVPQFVDLPSPPTHQTKYSIEESVMKMIQSMSMAFGFRVPVYPKISGTRTAKAVLNNLARNPYAAALCIDGEDGGTGAAYNVSLDKMGHPIASNIRECYLDLVKQGKQNELPLIAAGGIGKKGNLAANAAALIMLGASAVAVGKYIMQATADCLGDEYNRCNICNTGKCPRGITTQDPKLYRRLDPDKVAERLVEVFKAADVELRKIFAPMGRSTELPIGMSDGLSIDDKAMAERLEISYAC
- a CDS encoding FAD-dependent oxidoreductase, coding for MPAKKTTQREMPKIGLHETLIPYEEVVKWVDEKSVIIHGNVKGRRIPSRILEEYIQEAVREGARNLHVYADGQHGIGGRIYPRGETVKVTVEGPVGQRCGSMGMFGTEIVVKNGVSDDVGWLNCGAKITVLGDATNGAWNAAAQGILYVQGSGGARCDTMTKHNPRFDPPQSWYFRDVGDSFAEFKAGGIAVVCGVNPRNPRTVLGYRPCVGMVGGIIYFRGRIEGYSERDVKLLELSEQDWQWLCENLKPFLTAIDRMDYYDELTKDIGQWHKLVPYTPQERRRRRWFKISMEEFRKNYWEKEVGQGGIFAEYIDHEPTVIPYIVTGKYRRFKPVWANEKYAPPCAYSCPTNIPTHKRTALIRLGKVKEALELVLEYSPLPATVCGMICPNLCMQACTRGRIDAPISAKELGKASALLPPPKKAEPTGHKVAVIGAGPAGMSVAWQLSLKGHTVTVYEATDKIGGKIELCIPEHRLDKRILHMEIERFKEVVQDIRLNTRVTKELFETIRKENEFVVIAVGAHKPRKIPFPGSEHAISAYEFLRAINEGKTFDLKEKKVVIIGAGNVGMDAAVEAYLCGAEKVTAVDIQKPASFGAELERAQQKGVEILWPKFTEKYVPEEKKIYFKDGTTLDADFVIMAIGDMPDLDFIQPQIHTEKGWVVINEFFQTSDPKVYAIGDVTGLGLVTHAIGHGRILAQYLHGELMHAPVTRDLRQRIPYEKIKLDYYERCRATSSLEQEAERCLSCGSCRDCHMCEMTCYWGAISRVEKPDGRYEYVVDDNKCIACGFCVGICPCGVWEMVENI